ttttaattgtattaacagcatgtagaataaaaattgtaattctgaggacctacctcaattacttcaagagctataggagtttgttctgaaaacttgattcttgaattgtgaccaaatagctctatgaaaataagcgctatttgatcttttatatctatcgaagtgtgagaaaaaatacaaaaaagaacccgaaataTCAGCTATACTTTTAGTACGAATGTCTATTTATTAGAGACATACAGTAAAAAAATggactcaaaatttcgtatttttcgtttattgttaaagaagtttataaaaatgcattttagtgctcacaaatatgaaaaatatttatagcttaaatAGATTAAAGGCTCAACTGTAAAattacatcgagaaataaatcgaaactaaatgggaaaatagaatttggtgtcgttttcgaatgtcctcctaggtggacatcggtagtgaaagggttaatattcAAATACATTGCATTCTTGATGATTGAAATTGTGAGTCAATATTATATCTACAATCAACGTTTTAATATTAGATActctaattttgaaataaaataatgaataaaaGATGATgcattcacccagaaaaaagtgaccccttctttaagttaaaatgaactccttgtgaagaaagttgaacttcgtgtagcgccaaagacatttttatttgtttgaacaatgtgattttcgtagaaattaggtaaaattcattccatatattagttaacattttcctatatttatgtaccactatactacagaatgaaaaaatttaactgaatttaattcatattattagttctttgtttacatttttatttaataactaATCCAAACAGAGTTTTTTTGTTCGTATGAGCAACCACAGCATACCCGCCTTATGTCAGAAATAATATCATATCTTTTCGGCTAGCAATGGCTCCTGGCCACCGTATCGCCTTGCAACATTCATCACCCATTTGTATTGACGAGGGACACTAGTATATACGGTAGGAAAATTAAGGCTTTCACACCCAACGCGTAATGATACTATTCCATAAAGCACATTATTGTAGGTCAATGGACCGCCATAATCTCCTTGACAAGCATCTCGGCCAGTAGCATTGGTGCATATTAAGTTTTTCGTTATGATATGCTTGGTTTCGTATGTAGAACGACAAACGCCATTTGGAACTACTGATATGACTGCACCCCGCAAATCCTTTTCGGGCCTGGTCTTTTCGCCAACACTTGACCATCCGCTTAAAAACAATTTCTCTGGTATGGAGACATTACCCGGAGCGAGGCGAATTGGTTGTACATATTGTGACCAGATTAAGGGCTTATTTGTACGAAGCATAGCGATATCATTTTCAAGATTTAATGTGGTGAAACCACCGTTTATAACTATGGTGGTAATGAAACGAATGTTACCACCATTTCCACTGTTTGAGGATCCATATCGTATACCAAAACTTCCTCCTCCATAAACGCATTGAGCAGCGGTAAGAATCCAGTCCTGACTTAATATGGAACCTCCGCAAATGAAATAGTTATCTCTAAACAAGGCTATTTGATACGGAACTTCCTTTATGTCCACCAGTCTACTACCATGAATCTGTGTAAGATTGCCAGCGGATTCCGAAACACTTTGAACTCCAGAACTATCCGAAGATATtgtaacatttttcatagaacttTGTGCATAACTTGTGCAAAAATTAGCAGCTATGGTGACCACGGCAAGCACAAAAAAGTTCTCTAGCAACATCTTTACTATGAAATCGTACTAATCACAATGCCACTAAGTCGCAAAAGaaagtttgatgaaaatttcaatatctaGTCTAAATCTTAATGCAAATTGATTAGGTGCTATCAAAAAATATAGCCTATTAAATATCTAGGTAGATTGTAGTAGGTTTCTTCTCTATTATGTGTAGAATAAATTAAATCGTATCAAATTAGCAAATTCATATGTCAGTCACCTTTTActtccacacagaaaaaagtatcaccaaaatatttccaattaaaaagttgattgaagtttttgcagcttcaattaaatttaaactgcttcaattaaaattaaatagatTTAGTTAATAAAATGATTGACattttttgtgttaaaaatatataaaatatgtaaataaatatataaaatataacaagtacatacggccgtaagttcggccaggccgaggcttatgtaccctccacaatggattgcgtagaaacttcttctaaacactgtcatccacaatcgaattacttgggttgcggtaacgcttgccgatggcaaggtatcttaaaacctcctaacaccgtcttctaaattataagtatggatatattaaaattaaaaagaccgattaaataagtatgtaattcagtttgccaaaattttctatagaaataaaattttaacaaaattttctatagaaataaaattttgacaacattttctatagaaataaaattttgacaaaattttctatagaaataaaattttgacaaaattttctatagaaataaaattttgacaaaattttctatagaaatgaaattttaacaaaattttctataaaaataaaattttaacaaaattttctatagaaataaaatgttcacaaaattttctatagaaacaaaattttgacaaaattttctatagaaataaaattttggtagattatttttggctcgaacggcaaccatgattatgaaaagatatggaccaatttttgtgtgattggggatcggctatatataactatagaccgatatggaccaattttggaatggttgttagagaccatcatgcaccaaatttcagccggatcggatgaaatttgtttctctttgagcctcctcaagacaaatctggggatcggcttatatgggggctatatataattatggaccgatgtggacaaatttttgcatggttattagagaccatataccaacagtgttgccagtattcgggatttttccccagatcggggatattttttcgtggatggggacaaaatttttgagttggggacttggggatttggtggggaatttccacaaatttggggatttttgtggggaattttcgatatttgttcaGTATACGAGTAATTATCACAGTAAGAactatggtttatatgaaaaaaaaggcttaaagaagtacagagattctcaaaaaaataaaaaaaaacttttttactattgtgaaattttttcgtaaggactcatatgcgtacatcactgattttGAACATGTCCCATATCCCGCACATACAGAGTAGAGTTCATATCGGGACAGCAACGCATTTTGATCGATAAGTCAACTTTATTTCTTGACTATAtgttgaccgaactcccatttttatttctcgaacgaggatttgcataagatgactctttataccaataattaacTCTGATGGGGTCtggtatcggatgatattttgagcacccgtctcctggttttgtgttttgaaatcttcattcaattgcacatttttattttattgaaaatgtttttgttttttaaattttgtacggattttctacagcagagtcgtttatttttactttactttacttttttttcaaaaaacttgccaaaaatttcttggggatttttgtggggaattttaaattaaattggggatttttggggataaaagcgatccattttggggacaagatctcggaaaatactggcaacactgtataccaacaccatgtaccaaatttcaacatgatcggatgaattttgctcctccaagaggttccgcaagccaaatctggccgtcgatttatatgggggctatacgtaaaagtggtctgatatggcccatttgcaataccatccgacctacatcaataacaactacttgtgccaagtttcaagtcgatagcttttttcgttcggaagttagcgtgatttcaacagacggacggacagacatgcttagatcgactcagaatttcaccacgacccagaatatatatactttatggggtcttagataaatattttgatgtgttacaaacggaatgacaaagttaatataccccccatcctatggtggagggtatgaaaactttaaaccaaagatgcaaatccttaaaataagtcttagcctatatttgaagcgtttttatcttaaatttaaaaattcaatatgtcagttgagttaaagacgatttctttaaattaaaaaatgtttttctttattttaaggaaaatttgccttcaaagatctacaacttcagcagagagacgcaaaatttcaagacttaatgaaaaaaaatttgaagcaaggattataaactttcttttaattaaactgtcattgttttaaagaattttgtccttagcattgcgtaaattttgagtcctaaaatttaagttgcataatcttccatattaggtcaatatttttttcagtgttcaaTTAGGAACTTATATATTGTCAACAAAATCTATGGCATTACTtacgttattattattatatttaattaggGGTACTTTTCTGATGAAAATGTTTGTTtgcgaatattttgaaaaataacaaaatgattcttcgaaagccaaatgcagtatatacaataaaatttttagttgtcGAGGCTCTTCAACATCGTTATTAATATAACATTTaagaaatattcataaaaagcatatgaaaccaaaaaataaaaaataaacgttttaaTGTTTGTCCACGGTATTGTTACCGCAATAACAGCCAAGGATTTTAATTGTTACATTAAAACATTGGAGTATTAAGCGTTTTTGCTACCTTTGGAAAAAATCCGGTTGGACCGGTTGTGccgattatttattttttaaaacaccgcCCACCGGTTATAAAAAATGGTCCGGTTTTTTAGAACCGAGAAAAccttacattaaaaaaatttgttttttgatcaCTTTACATAACATACCATTTCTATATATTGTAGTATAGTATTGTTAGTCTCTAAGGATTACTCCCTAgatgaataattaaaaaatctttaatatgacgtaaatattttttttagagtgtactgatttattagaaatttgggtgcatctacatattagaaggaacatgctaatgttattattatgataaggaagctaatgatttatttctgcaaaaccACAAAACACCAGATATGGACAACTGAGGTACCCTTTGAAGCAAATCATCCCTAAAAGTGTCCAAAAAATCTGAAAACTCTTGTTTAATTTTCTAAGTCGTGCAAGTTATACCACATGATCACTCTTCTGAAGCAAATCGTTTCAGCTGTTTCCGAGATTAACTGCCCTTCAGTGAATCGTTCCCAAACTGGTTGTTTAATTTTGTCCCTTTTATtggtcataaagggtgatacggtcaaaatttggtcaatataaacttgatttctttcaattttgcatttaaaaaacctgaacacccctcattttgaaggtgtgtgtgtgtagaatgttgctcctattttgattttggaattcactcttcagttgtcaaaatgccgtccaagcaagaagagcagcgtatcaaaatgttgctcgcgcatcgcgaaaatccgagctactcgcacgcaaagctggcaaaatcgctaaaagttgtcaaatcaaccgttacaaatgtaattaaagtgtttggggaacgtttgtcgacagccaggaagtctggatcggggggaaatcgaaaaccggaagccgctgagacgacaaagagagttgtcggtagtttcaagcgaaaccctaacctctctctccgagatgccgcaaataagctgggtgtatcgtctacaaccgtgcatcgagccaaaaaacgagccggactatcgacttacaagatggtagtgactccaaatcgcgatgataaacaaaatacgacggccaaagcgcgatcccggagcagggatggaaaatgcagtactatagtacttttttcaatactttttcaccccggtcagtaccgtagtacccccgcgaagaatttagtaccttttgtgtagacatttttgagtcgatatcagatttatggtacaatggctttgacaaaatattttaattttttgagaaagtctttatcaaccttatttgctaatagtcttttacaaatatggcaaaacagacatgttcatgtgggaagaaaatctcgattttgtaaaagacatagtcaaaaacaggattttattgaacttcaagaatgttttagtcgaaaaaagaatgcgattctatattatcgattttttatttcggtagaaaatgttgtcaaaattttatttctatatagaatttttgcaaaattttatttttatagcgagttttgtcaaaatttcatttcaattgaaaattttgtaaaaattttatttctataggaaatttttgcaaaattttatttctataaaaaaaaattttgcaaaattttatttctatagaaaatttttgcaaaattttatttatatagaaaattttgtcaaaattttattttctttaaaattcagtctcttgacaataatcttccagtgaaatttttgttcaaatttagtaaaaagtacctttccgctcaaaaaataccttttttgtactttcttaaaaactgtattttccatccctgtcccggaggctgtacacgacgatgctgacgaagtttgactgcgtggtaatggacgacgaaacctacgtcaaagccgactacaagcagcttccgggacaggagttttataaggcaaaaggaaggggaaaggtagcagatattttcaagcacataaaactgtcaaagtttgcaaagaaatatctggtttggcaagccatctgtacctgtggcttgaaaagcagcatttccatagcttccgggactgtcaaacaagaaatttacgtgaaagagtgtttgaataaacgtctgctgtctttcctgaagaaacacggttgttccgtactgttttggccggatttggtatcttgccattacggtaaaaaggccatggagtggtacgccgtcaacaacgtgcaggtggttcccaaggacaagaaccctcccaacacgccagaaatactgggctattgtcaagcggaacctaaaaaagaccaaaaaaaactgctaaggacgagcagcagttcaaggcaaactggttttctgcggcgaagaaggtggctgtacaaaatctgatggcaggtgtcaagcgtgaggcccggcaattcggatttggaaaagcgaaagcgtaacttaatatttttcctgaattttatactaattgaacttgaaaaagaaatttaatttgattttttaaataaacgatttcaccgatttacacgcgttttccctagaccaaattttgaccgtatcaccctttataaccgaTGAAATTAGTGTTAGGTAATAGGAAAAGTAAATTTACCCCCATATAGTTAACTGGTTGTTTGTAATTCCTCAAATAACCAGTTTAAGCCAAAGGGTTATATAACAGTATCATAAACTGTACCCAAGGCTGATCTgcatgatttcaatagaaaaccgactagaaaatatatacaaaccactattccgaaaataataataagaatttcctccagattttatttggaggaacaaatttcatccgatccggttgcaatttggtgcATTatattagtttatggtctctaacaacgatgcaaaaattggtccatatcggtctataattatatatagctcccatataaaccgatccccagatttgacctcggaagcctcttggaagagcaaatttcttggaggcgcaaatttcatccgattgggctgaaatttggtaagttgtgttagtatatggtcgctaacaactatgtcaaaagtggtccatattggtccatagttatatatagcccccagttacaccgatcgccagattttttTTTCCTGGATAAGCGAATTTCATTTGATCTTGCTAAAATTTagtaccaatcacacaaaaattggatcgTATAGGTTTATAATtgtgtacagcccccatataaactcaccctcatatttcacttctgcctCTCTTTTACCGCGCAAAAAttcataccggtcaagaactgaattgtacaccctcaaaaaaaaatcgcttctctaacatatgttccaaacatattttgcaggaagcacatatattattggatattgccgaaacattattatgtttattttatgtgaacatattatatgtttggaagcattttgagcccaaaaatattatatgcttggaagaattttctccccaagaagattgtgctcaatccctcacataattttcacttccacgaaatttttagttcttggcatgtttttctgtaatacaaataatgttgaagaaattatcaaattttataatttttttaaattttacctttcgcctggacggagagtcgaaccgggaaccatgtaatttgtaagcctagacactaccactgggctacgtagctgttatagtcagtgttaccgttggaaattttgaaaaagtcgcaaaAAAGGTCGCATACTCAAAAAAGGTCGCACAAAAAAGAAGCATAATGATAAAAAAGTCGCATACATTTgtgaagtaaatatttttattacaaaaaatcttctataaatcaacacaaaacaataaagaaacactccctttaacataaagaaatattttagcatcttattgtatcataaaatccagtaaaacgtaaacttgcaataaataaaaaatggattttttctccttcctaaaattagcagaaatgtaCGAGAACGCCATCAAGTGCCAATTTACTATCAGCCaattaaaatcatttaaatcaattaaaaaaacaaaaatatttatttttcatactACACTCCTAATTGACTCTGTGAAATATATTTCATGTATTATTTGTTTATGGCTAActcttgcaagattttactgggaaaaaaattcctagcaaaaacttgcaatttatctattcttcaaatttcaaatttgatctCACTCTGGCTCTCTCTTGCTGGCTTTTTGGAGTAAACGAAAgactccagtaaaaatttgtgataattatcaaaaattagtggGTACTCGAACGGAGCTAGTGGTTGAAATGATATGCAACAAAACAACGACTTAACAAACCAGAACACCGTGTAGGGTAGATATCGTAGGTtaggtgtccattgtgatactatacgTGATTTTCTTTGAAACATTCATAGCAACGttgctttgaaacattcagcatCCATCgtagaaacacattttgctctttggtcggaactgggtttgaatccatgaccctttgtatacaaggAGGCCATTGCGGTGGCTTCGCGTAAGGCACACGGCGATGAATTCCcacttataaaaattgtttaaaatttaagcacttcccttttgtgccactttagtcGCATGCGTgagactaaagtcgcacattttacatattttaaaaaagtcgcacaaaaagtcgcatgacgtcaaaaaggttgcaaaatgcgactaaagtcgcacaacaGTAACActagttatagtcaccaatagacaattatcgtcataagttacatttatatagcatagtttgcagcgcccacgagcccatgctacattaaacattatttaacagaaacatacatttgttggccacgtggagcagtggttaccatacgttccgatttcttttaacgaaccaagaaaaaaattgtgcccataatgccaaaatgataaacaaaacacatgtccacacatacataaaatgctgctctcaaggcgaaaacacatgctgttttttttttcaaatgtctattctcttggttccgaatgtctattctctttactctttactcattctaatattcaaattaaataatatttagacttaagcatatcaaatttttggccttatcataaaacagattTCAGAAACaacatacacccaaaaaaattttctgattcaatcacgaaattaattgatccaattaattttttaattgaaatgtcttcaatcacgaaaatgatagtatcaatcacagtgattcaattaaatatttaattgattttgaatgcaaaccccaattaattttttatttaaaaaggtaactactttcaattactttctgaattggcttaaagtTATTATtcggattaagaaatgttcatcactttttttaactgactcagtcttccgaatttgattaaaaagttaattgtatcaattaattttttaatttaaaattttcaatcattgacttaattaacttaatgtttctatcttgattaaaaagttaattgtatcaattaatttattaattgaaaaaacattcaacttcaattaactttttaattggaaatattttggtgatatttttttctgtgtacaagcggtttcacagaaattgctctcttttcattctctcgctgtgttatgttgatatctttcgtcaaccttcccggtttccatctctatttctttctctatactctatactctctctctgtcgctctctgagtaaaatatcacaacatatatatgtttactcgaaatttgtaaatttatatatgtttacattcacacacattatttttataaaacattcatgccccaaacataatatattctaacatattaacatatgtgtcccaaacatttagtgttagtttaggaacattacatatttgcacttaaatatattgtgtttagaaattttgaccgaaacacattttgtttatatcggaacatatgaaaaacatattttttctaacagtgtataggtttttaatctgccttttttgcctaatatattccccgtatggactaacttccaatttagaagacgatgttaaagagtttttaagatactttgccaatgacaagtattaccgcaacccaagcaattcgattgtggatgacaatcttagtataagtttctacgcaatccatggttgaggaattaatttaataaatcagacttataacattttaatatatcttttaatttgtttttacaaaCAACTTGAAATTCGCTCTTCAAACTTCACtaagctacccagcaaaaaaagcgtcgtcaaaaagtaatgaaaatgttctttttggatccggaagtcgtgcaaaattgacgcagaagcgatgaatttaaaatgggcttgtcataggacggaagtcctccatttcgacagccgttgcactgaatttgcaccacttctttaggtgtaatccgaattcaatgttttggatgtaaattaaaaaattctgtgatattttgtcaaataaataagttttaatttttttttataatttttaatggattctaacgattGTCGGAAATGtttcacctcaaatattttctaaaactcaCATTTTTTcagttggatttagcattttttttttcgacaaaatttaaatgatttgtaccattttataaattcttattctgtttttaacctatttgaaacaaaaaaaagttaaaagtacctattaaaagtatgaaaaaaccaagttataaaaaattgaatgaaaataacttcctgggtagttaaaataaagaacatcattgggagtgcatcttctggaagtgcttttatagttgtgcctttggaagaacttcataGAAgacatgtaaaatttttttttttttgtacaaacaacaaaaactatGAATTCTCCCCGCAACAGATAAGAGGAAGTGTGAATTGACATCAAGATACACACCTATAAATCAGTTTGGccattagttaaaaatttcataagagGAAACCCATAAAGTGACATACAGCAGGAATATTTAATCACTGTAATGACCGGCATTAAAGTTCAACagatcacagaaaatttttattaaaaacatcgATTCAGATACATACGATACTTATTATATTAGTCTACTTGAACGTGGCTTTTCTTCCACCCCAACGTTTAATAACTTTCTTTATCCATTTGTTGACTCTTCGAATGTTGGTATAAATGCCAGGATAGTACGGACGTGCGCATCCAATGCCAAATGATACAATACCATATTGTATACCTCGTCGTACTAATGGCCCACCCGAGTCACCTTGGCATGAGTCCTTTCCTGCACCTTTGGCACAAATCATATATTTTGTAATGTAAACATCttttctatatctatatctgcatTTTTTGCGATTCACTCTATGAAGTGTTACACCTTTCAGATGATTGGGAGAGGATCCTCCCTCACGCAGAGTTCCCCAACCACTTACGAAATATCTTTGGGGTAAACGACGACCGCGCTTGGCCAAAGCTATGGGTTGAACGAATTGCGTAAATCGAAATCGCCGCCAAACACGAATCAAACTAATGTCATGATTAGCGGTATATGTATTGTAACCCTTACTGATTACCACATAACGAGCACGGCGAATTTGGCCACCTCTGTTTACCCATGGGGAACCAGCTCGAACATGAAACCTTCCACCGCCCTCGACACAATGGGCTGCAGTTAAAACCCAGTCCGCACTTATTATAGAACATCCGCATATATGGTAACCATAGTAGTACAGGGCACATTGCCAAGGTACTTGTCGTATATTAACGTCCTTTCCTCCGACTATACGCGTTCCATTTATACTATACTGCTCTGGATCAAAGTAGTCCAAATCATCGATTCCCTGCTCCATAAGCGTAACATTCCGCAACTGGGCCAAACAGATGTCAAGTTGAAGCACAAAAACTATGTAGCTTATTGGCGGCAATATTAGTTTCATCCACATCCTAACTGTGCGATTATACAAGTGAAACTAAAGACCATCGTTGACCCATTCTTTTTCTTTACCTTACccgaataaatttaaaactctTAACATACCTTCATATGTCCCCAATTAAAAAGAAAAGTATTGACAAGTATGACCCCAATATCTACCACGAACGAAGTTCATTCACTTTGATATTACGTCGTCGCCTCTAATCTTTTTTAGTCGCTcgcaaatattgaaattttttttggacaggtcaagaatttttaattataattaacaGTATGGGAATTAATAATCCCATGctaatttgaattaaatacccATGGATggaacatacatatatttttaaagctgAGAGATAAGTCCCTCATTACCTATAATACTTAAGGCTATTCTATGGAAActggaaaatataaacatagcaCAGCTATCAAAAATAACATACTCAAAGTTGTAcagcaaaaaatggaagttttGCCCTCGACGTTTCATTCTAACATCTAATAATTTTCACTTGCGATGAAGTTCTTTTGTACAAGTCTTAAAAAATTCTCTTTTGGCCGTTTTAACCCTAGCTCAGCACTATATACAAATGTAGATATTTCATAATCTAGGGgtaatgtagaaaaaattgatGCCAgagctacacgcagagaaggaatatgagcaccacaaatatgtttcaagagcaaaatgttatttttggactgcGGACATGGAACATttctattttggaaaaaagtaatacataaaaattcaaaagtgaTCTGTGTAAAGATAGTAATGCATTGTATTGTTCATTTTATGTGGGCGTTTTTTCTACATCAGGagtagggttttctttttctcGGACTTTTTTCATTCCCGGGAAATcgggaatttttttcgaatttcccggaatcccggtcaaagggaaaccaACTTCGATGGGGCATACATTTACACagttgaataaattagaaatcgcctTATGCTACGATTATAAGGCGTTGtctggacaactaacaatatatataATGTTGATCTCTTActcgtaaaatgaaaaaaagaacgtggaatcAGTGAAATgtgtaaaaacaaagtttagttc
This is a stretch of genomic DNA from Haematobia irritans isolate KBUSLIRL chromosome 4, ASM5000362v1, whole genome shotgun sequence. It encodes these proteins:
- the LOC142233310 gene encoding trypsin beta-like, producing the protein MLLENFFVLAVVTIAANFCTSYAQSSMKNVTISSDSSGVQSVSESAGNLTQIHGSRLVDIKEVPYQIALFRDNYFICGGSILSQDWILTAAQCVYGGGSFGIRYGSSNSGNGGNIRFITTIVINGGFTTLNLENDIAMLRTNKPLIWSQYVQPIRLAPGNVSIPEKLFLSGWSSVGEKTRPEKDLRGAVISVVPNGVCRSTYETKHIITKNLICTNATGRDACQGDYGGPLTYNNVLYGIVSLRVGCESLNFPTVYTSVPRQYKWVMNVARRYGGQEPLLAEKI
- the LOC142233315 gene encoding trypsin alpha-like, translated to MEQGIDDLDYFDPEQYSINGTRIVGGKDVNIRQVPWQCALYYYGYHICGCSIISADWVLTAAHCVEGGGRFHVRAGSPWVNRGGQIRRARYVVISKGYNTYTANHDISLIRVWRRFRFTQFVQPIALAKRGRRLPQRYFVSGWGTLREGGSSPNHLKGVTLHRVNRKKCRYRYRKDVYITKYMICAKGAGKDSCQGDSGGPLVRRGIQYGIVSFGIGCARPYYPGIYTNIRRVNKWIKKVIKRWGGRKATFK